The following nucleotide sequence is from Streptomyces bathyalis.
GCCGCGTCCGCCTTGGGCGGCATGTCGGCGGCCAGGGCGCCGACGGCGTCGAGCCATTCGGCCTTGCGCGGCCCGGACTGGTCGAGGAAGCGCTGTCCGCTGATCCGGGCGAGCGCCTTCTTGCCGTACCAGTTCGCCGCCAGCCGGTAGCGGTGACGGCCGGGGGTGACGCGGGTGTCGGGGGCGTCGAGGATGGCGAGCACCCTTCGGACGCTGTCGACGTAGGGTCCCGGCTCGATCCTCTCGTAGCTGATGTTGTGGTCCTCGCCCTCGTGACGCACCCAGTGGTAGCAGGTGTAGTCGTGGACGGTGGCCACGCGCCCGGTGAGGAGATAGGCGCGAAGCGTGAACATGTGGTCCTCGAGCCGCACTTGGCCCTCCACGAAGCGCAGCTGGTTCTCCTGGAGGAACGAGCGCCGGAAGAGCTTGTGGACGGTCATGGAGGAGAGCAGTTCGGTGTCGGAGCGCAGGTCGGCGGCTGCGATGGGCTTCTCGAACAGGGCGCGGGGGGCCCGCCGCCCGTGTCCGGCCATCCGTCCCGCGACGATGTCGGCGCCGGTCTCCTGCGCCCGCGCGTAGGTGCGCTCAAGGGCTTCGGGGGCGAGCCAGTCGTCGTCGTCGACGAAGTGGACGAACTCGCCACGGGCGGCGTCCATGCCGATGTTGCGCGGCCTGCCGGGCCACCCCGAGTTGGGGATGCGTATGAGCCGGACGACCGATTCGGCTCCCTGGGCGGCGACTTCGGCCTCCAGCAGTGCGACCGTGTCGTCGGTGGAGCCGTCGTCGACGTAGATGACCTCGAAGTCCGGGCGCGGCATGGTCTGGGCGAGGAAGGATCGCAGTCCGGTGAGAACCGTCTTCCCGGTGTTGTGGGTGGGAACGACGACGCTCACCTTCACCGGTGACTCGTGGACCGTGGGCGACGTGTTTTGCACTGCTGCCTTTCGAGTGGATTACGGCTCATTTGTGTGTCTGCCCGCAACGTACGAAGCGAAGGTGAACGGCAGCCCACAGGCCGGAAGTCATGCCGTGACCACCACGTCCGTCCGTGCCTCGGGCAGTCCGGTTCCCACGTCCGCGGCGAGTGATGCCGTGAGGGATCTCACTCGCGACAGGGCCTGACCTCGTCGTTTCCTTCCTTGCGAAGCAGGCCCGTCTCCCGGGCCCCGGTCCTGGAAAGGAGCGCGCCACCGGGACCGCCGTCCCGTCAGGGGAGACGAGGAGCGTTGCCGGAACGGAGGATCGGACCGACGTGCCGCGTGGTCGCCTCGCGCACGGCACGCCGTCCGACTCTCGGTGGATTCAAGGCAGTTGGACCGGTGCCGCCGAGGCGCGGGCCAGTACGCAGTCGAATTCGACGACTCGCCCTGTGGATCCCTCACGCGTGACGGGATACATGCCGGTGATCTCGAAGCCGGCGTCCTCGTAGGCGGCGATGGCCTCGGACATGTGAGGGCTTCCCTCGTACAGCTGCAGCGCGGCAACCTCCGACTGCATCCCGACGAACTCGCCTATGCGCTTCCCGGCGCCGGCGAAGACCTCCATGTCGAAGCCCTGGGTGTCCATCTTCAGATACGGCCGCGGGTCGGCGATGCCCGCCAGGGCGTCGTCCATGATCGCGTCGAGCCGCCGCAGCTGCACCTCGGTCGTGCTGGTGGTGTCGGCGAACCGCTTGTAGCGCTGCTGCCCGTACTCGCTGGGCTCCAGCAGCGAGTTCATCGTCTTCCACCCCAGGTGCATGTTCTCGACCGACTCGCTGCGCCCCAGCGCGAAGGGGTGGACCTGCCAGTCCCGGTCCCGCTCGGCGGCCTTGCGCAACTTGGCCAGGGCGTCCGGAACGGGCTCGAAGGAGACGATCCTGCCCCGGTAGCCGAACTCGCGCAGCTGCTTGCCGTACTGCCCCTTGTTGGCCCCGACGTCGAACACGCAGTTGACCTCGTAGTTGGCCAGCAGATCGGCGACGTGCCGCGAACACAGGCTGCTCGCGGCCGACTTGTGCAAGCCCCATCCGTCGGCGGGGGTGCGGGTACCCGACCCCTTCCCGCCGACCATCCAGGCATCCGCGCTCATCTTCGTGGCGGAGTAGCCGCCGCGCCGGGAGACCACGGCGGCACCGGGGCCGAGATCGAGTACCTGCACTCCCACACGGGGCAGCACACCGAGGGCCTTTCTGAACATAGTTGTCATATCGTGAGGCTATCCGCGCGTCGTCCGACCCTGTCAAACACGAGGCGGGGCGCCCGGGAGCCGGTGGGTCAGGCGGCCGGCGCCGACGGCAGCTGTGGCACCGGTGCGGGCGGCACCGGTCCCGTGTAGCGGGCGGAGGGGCGAATTATCTTCGAATCCCCCGCCTGCTCAAGGATGTTGGCGCTCCAGCCCACCACGCGTGCCGCGCAGAACGTCGGCGTGAACATCGAACGCGGCAGCCCGCACAGCTCCATGACGACGCCCGCGTAGAACTCCACGTTGATGTGCAGCTCACGCCCCGGCTTGAGCTCGGCCAGTACCGCCTCGAC
It contains:
- a CDS encoding FkbM family methyltransferase; its protein translation is MTTMFRKALGVLPRVGVQVLDLGPGAAVVSRRGGYSATKMSADAWMVGGKGSGTRTPADGWGLHKSAASSLCSRHVADLLANYEVNCVFDVGANKGQYGKQLREFGYRGRIVSFEPVPDALAKLRKAAERDRDWQVHPFALGRSESVENMHLGWKTMNSLLEPSEYGQQRYKRFADTTSTTEVQLRRLDAIMDDALAGIADPRPYLKMDTQGFDMEVFAGAGKRIGEFVGMQSEVAALQLYEGSPHMSEAIAAYEDAGFEITGMYPVTREGSTGRVVEFDCVLARASAAPVQLP
- a CDS encoding glycosyltransferase family 2 protein, translating into MQNTSPTVHESPVKVSVVVPTHNTGKTVLTGLRSFLAQTMPRPDFEVIYVDDGSTDDTVALLEAEVAAQGAESVVRLIRIPNSGWPGRPRNIGMDAARGEFVHFVDDDDWLAPEALERTYARAQETGADIVAGRMAGHGRRAPRALFEKPIAAADLRSDTELLSSMTVHKLFRRSFLQENQLRFVEGQVRLEDHMFTLRAYLLTGRVATVHDYTCYHWVRHEGEDHNISYERIEPGPYVDSVRRVLAILDAPDTRVTPGRHRYRLAANWYGKKALARISGQRFLDQSGPRKAEWLDAVGALAADMPPKADAALTTRLRIVAALARHRELEPLVEQAEFEAGVDHRPRVRSAGWKDGRLTVRCETRLVRRKGRGATSSPLVFSRAGGRRLLRLPPRVAAVPGASEAADFTKAVQRSNVRGLLRHREGGTVLSVPLTHRVVEVPVRDEGTAAEPVARAARRMGLPAGLTSRLQGTGRNQEDPDACSLSFETEFTVDPSTADNGKPLAPGTWDLQLQLGCGGWRFARALRGYSIDVPAEPARAAPAVRAPGRLPRPRPLRGRQAVPAARG